The Bacteroidota bacterium DNA window AGCAGTAAAAGGGCGGCCTCCGTGGCAAAAGCCAAAATTAATTTTACCCTTTGTTTCATTCCGCTGGAGAAATTTTTTATTTGCTTATGTTTATGTGGGGTAAGGTTAGCACTTTGTATCAAATCATCAATTACCACCTCGTGGCGCTTTATCCTGATACTAAAATAAAATCGCACCAGTTCATCCAACGTTAAATCTTCAGGTAAGTCAAGGTAAGGAGCGGCAAAAGCCATATTTTGCTGCTGGTGTTCGTCTATTATTTGATTGTTGATGGAATAGGCTATTTCACCACCCGAAAAAGTATTGTAATTAAACAATATTTGAATAAGGGTTGATTTACCGCTTCCGTTATGGCCAATAATGGCGTAGCTTTTATTGGCTTCAAAAGTATAATTGAGGTTTTTAAAAATCCAGGT harbors:
- a CDS encoding ABC transporter ATP-binding protein yields the protein MMQIVVKDLSKRFNATWIFKNLNYTFEANKSYAIIGHNGSGKSTLIQILFNYNTFSGGEIAYSINNQIIDEHQQQNMAFAAPYLDLPEDLTLDELVRFYFSIRIKRHEVVIDDLIQSANLTPHKHKQIKNFSSGMKQRVKLILAFATEAALLLLDEPCSNFDEEGVKWYKQCIDLVKDKSTIIVASNQPYEYEFCHAVLNIVA